Genomic DNA from Lactuca sativa cultivar Salinas chromosome 8, Lsat_Salinas_v11, whole genome shotgun sequence:
taggtgattagattcacattcgctatgctaatccttagaaaataaaCTAATTCAAGCAGTGGTCAGTTGTGTAAATTAATTAATTctctaggttatttattcgggttaaataagacttgtaatggttaatcaaTTTGTCAATTCAATTAGCCTCTTGTTGTTGGTttatcaaacaagctcacacattaacttacccattctctaattaatcctagtttcacattcactAATCCTATGCACATAataaagtgttcacataaatcacatgGGGTAAACAatcaagagatgttcatgcagcctaattgtcttcctattaacagaaaatggTTATGGTTAATGTATaaggatctttaacaagcttaattcaacaaaatcaccaattaAAAGTTAATCCTACCcttaatcaaaccatagtctcgAAATTGTCTTACCTAAACAGAAGCTAGCAAGTTTAGCTCATGATTAAGGCAGTAgaaaactcaaaaacgaaattcAATAACATAAACATGGTTTAAGTACTAGATCTAGTTAAGAGAAATCAAAGTATGCCTTGGTTATCCTTCAAAACTTGAATTGGGTTGAATCTTCACTCTTCCAGATGTCTCTTTTCATTATGAACCGCAACTCCTCCTCCTAGGGTTCTCAGAAGTCCCGTCTATCGATCTGGAGGGTTTCTTTTATAGATTcgtctcgactcgtcgagtccacaaccgactcgtcgagtccctcattaAATTCTCGTGTACGGCAAGTCAAGGACTCTCCTGCTTCGCGAATCTTcgtgggaactcgtcgagtagacgtccctactcgccgagtcctttgtGCTTTTTGATCCTTTCTTCTTTTGTTCACTCCAAAGCTTCCCGATAGGtactcctgcttccttttgcttccgagcatttcttttggactgaaaatataattcaaacataaTTAAGTACTtatttgtccataatatgcaattaattagctaataaatgataaaactCTATACTAAATATAgggctaaatatgcacatatcaattgTATTCATGATAATTTTCTGGTTTGCCACTatctgatatgtttatgtgatagcctgatatgatgttatgtgatagtggtagtagaggGAATAATCCCCATATCTGGTCGATAAGGCCaaggggtaggttaggcaccccaatATGCCTAAtaatatgattatgttatgacttatgtggtagtagtagggggtgaaatagtccccgtaactgGATGAGATCAACcggaggggtaggtcgggcaccccggtaTGTCTGAtaggggtaggttaggcaccccggtatgcctagCAGGGGTAGGTTAAGCACCCCGGTATGCTCAacagggtaggttgggcacccagatatgcatgacagtatgtgttatgtatggtatgtggtatgatatgggaactcagtaagctttgtgcttacggtttacagttttggtttttggtagctcttcgtcgaaggggaaggagctgacacggtagcagcgcatcgcacacacaCTATTTCCGCATTTGAGATCCAtgagattgtactctgatattattgaTGATACTATTTTGAGACATATGATTATggttttatagttttatatgaTATCAATGATGTTTTTCAGTAAACGGTTTTATAATTAACAtaatcaaaaacaaaatttttagtcttgaaaattAGGATGTTACATCAAGAGCAATTTGAAGCAACTCGCAAGGACACTATTTAGCTAAAACAAAATAATTTTAATGTTAATTCATTTAATttgtaaataatatttaatagtattgaatgtttttataaaaaatgaaatGAGTTTTATTTCAATGTTATAAGAATGGAATTATTAAGTTTTTAGTGTTGAAAAACTATTTTAATTttgtaaaattagtttatttaaatttcaatttaTTTTAGTAGTTTGCATTCTTATTACAGACTGCAACCGTTTGGTCTATATGGTTACAGAGGTGATCAACATACTTCATAaattttcgcttcgaaaaaacaaacaacacagtATATGTTACAAAGTTTTGTCTAtaaatgcaaataattattttaatatttaatttgtttTAGATGTTGTAATTTATCTTGAaagtaattaattatttaaataattaaatatttttaaagacGAAAATCTACACTTGGTAATTTCAGACATGAAGACACGAATCTGTGagagacacgacacgacatgaatACACGACACGAATACATCTTAAAAATTGAGATAAAACTCATTTCTCACAGGTCTTCCGATTAAGAAACCAATTAAGAAGGAATAATTGCTTTTCTTTCGAGTCGTTGCCGGTCATCTCACCCCTTCAGGCTTCAGCCCACCGCAAAGGTTTTTTCAGTTTTGTGTCTCCGTCTTCGAAAATACTTTCCAAATCCTCAAAGTCTTCTCATTGTCAGAACATTCTGGTTTGCCGTCAGAAAATATCTCCAACGTCGGAACTCTATCGTTGCGGTTGCGGAAACCTCAGTCGTTCAAAACTGAAATCGTGACCTCTCTCCAATTCAACGCGATCGATCGCCGATTTTTTTTCCGGTAGCTACGACAGTCGCTGTATTATTTGGATAGTACAACTGGAACGTACTTAAAGATGATAAGATTCCGGCAGTCGCCTTCACCTAATGAAAAGCTCCTCCTCGTACGTTGATCTGGTTCGttaaaacaattactatttgctTCTAACACGAATTCTACCTTTCAAAATTATCATTGTTTAAAACTTTGTCTGTTAGGGTTCTTGTCACCGAACTGCATTGGATGCTTAAGATCGGGTTTCTGCCAAATCGAGTATCTCTTTCATTAGTATATTGAATGAGTTTCAATTCCCAAATTAGTGCTCTTAATTCATCTTTTAGGCCCCTTAAGTTGCACCCTGAATAAACTTTTCTGTTCTAAAATGCTGAACCTGTGACACATTCATAAATCATTACATGTTCCTTCAAGTATCAGATATCttcaaaagcaaaaaaaaaaaaaaaaacataacttaacATCAACCCATCAAGATAATGTAATAAGATCTATACATACAATGAAAAACAACATTTTAGTTCATAAGCTTAACAAACCATAGAACGTAGACTCGTATAATTCCTCAATAAAACATAGAAAAACAACACACAGTTGTATCAGAGTCAAAATAAATAGAAATAGTATCCCCAAAACACACTTCTactcattcttccatgcacacAACACCAAAGAAAAGCCCAAAGTTTGTGAATGTCGATCTTTACTCATAGTTGACCAAGAAGCATCCTCACTCCCCCATAATTTCTCAGCTGAAAGACAAGTCTGAAACAAAAAGACCGCATTGCCCATAAATTTCTCAAATAGCCAACTATGAACATCCCAATAAACTTCCACTGGTAACCCATCAACTAAAATAGTATAATTTCCTCTAAATTTCCATTTTAAGCACTTCACTTGCATTACAGGGTTACCATCTATTCGTATCAACAAATACGAATCATTCATACACATCGTATCACATTCAATTGTTATATCATGAATCTGACCTTTTCCACAAAACTGTGCTCTTGTCGAATACGCCTTCTTCCCAAAAATATGTGCTCTTTTTGAAACAAAAACAGCATTTGGAACCAAACTTGTTGCATCTATCTTTTTGTGCACTTCCTTTTCCATATCTCCTAAAACCAGTATCAGTTCTTGGTTCATGGAAATAGCAAAATAGAAACCTTCGATTGGCTCAGGTGAAGAATCGAATTTTGCGTATGATAAATCCCAGtaaatagcaatcaactttgaacCCACTTCTAGATTCCTATACCCTCTTCTTTTAGAGAACAACCATGGCTTAATGTCGAGTTTGCATAGACATTGGTTGTTTGAATCGTTGATTTCAACAGAAAGACTTTGACCCATTAAGGTTTTACTCCAAGTGAGAGTTATGATGAAGTAAGAGAAATTACGCATTCGACACTGGTAAACACAAGTCACGAGATTTTGGGCAATTCTGTTAGTGGAAGTAGTAGTGGTGATATcacctgatgaagaagaagatcccGCCACTTGAATGCCATTTTCACCAAAACAAGAAGGAAAGTCCCTCATTGGTAACCTCAAAACCAAATATTTTGCTAAAATATCGTAAATTTTGGTGGTTATAATCTTTAATTAGAAGAAACTACAAAACCCACCCTTTCCTCCAATCCAAAGAAGAATTTTATGGGTAACCTCTCAAATCACCCAAAATTCAAGATTTCTTGAATTTTCTGAGAAAAGATTCAAGAAGGATGTCATTGGTGAAGAAAATGGCTTCACAATGTGTGGGTAACTTTCTAAATCACCCAAAATtcaagatttcttgaactttgagaGAGAAATTCAAGAATAAGGTTATTGTTGAAGAAACTGGGTTATGGGTTAGAAGAAAATAGGAATTATGCAGCTTCTTTTATTCACtcaatttctctctcacacaGAAACACAGTGGCACCACCGGAATGAGTGGGAGTTTTCATGCTTTGGGTGTCTTTTTATGATTGACAATTTAGCGTAATAAATGGTGTTTATGAAGATGTTTTGGATAGGAAAGGAGTCATGCTAAAAAGCTATCATTTTGATCATGAAAAGAGGGAACATCTAGAAATGGGGTATTGTTAGTGGTTATGGGTACTACTGTTTTTTCATCATACAATTACAAACCATCGTTTGCGTGATTAAAGTGATCATTTGATGGACCATGTCATTGAATTTGACACTTTATGAGCTCCCAACTTAACTAAATATCTAAATAACACAATTGTTGGGTTCAAATTGGTATTACTAAATCCAAATAATCTTTTTAATATTATGTTGGTTTTCTAAGTCCGTATATGGTGGAATTGATTGATAACAAGGCCATCGACCACACGTCCTTGCATTATCAATTATGTGTGAAAGAAGCAACAATAAGGGACCAAGGATGTgtgaatttaaaagaaaaaacaagtTATACATTTTAATTTTCTATATAATGTCATGAAATAGGTAAAGAACTatctttttttaaataacaaaaaaaatattataaagtatatatATCATCAAAAGGTAAGCAACTAGATTTTTTGTCTACAATACCATTACAAACcgtaaacataaagatattttcTGACTAAAAAGTTAACAGTTGCttaatgtttgttttttttactgTGTAGTGTAAATAACGTGTCACTTATATAAATATAGATCATTACTATTTTTCAGTTAAGTCTATATAAAATGGTAAAAACTGATAAATTTGTTTAAAAACGTCATATAAAATAGCGCAATGTTGAAATAAAGTTTAAAAACCTTTACTCAAGAAAATATAAATTCTGAAAATTAAAATCTCTTTTTCTCGTCAAATTAGTGTCTACTACAAAATATTAAGCAAAATTTGACCATAACAAAAAATAACAACGGCTTAAACCGGTTCACAATTAGAATTAAGTATGAACCAAATCCAAAAAGTCAAATAatgtaaaataaaaacataaaatagttTTGGTTCAACGTCAAAACTGGTTTTAAGTTGTACCAAATTCAACCGAACTCATAAATCACGTTGTAAAATAATTAAAACCCATAAACCTATTCgtgtttttttttcatgttttgattttttaaatcAATATACAAATCGGAATATGACAAGCCATAATAATTCGAATTTGTTTTTGCCATGTGTAGTCTGTATAGGTGAAGCAACCAATTGTTTTTTCTTGTAATATCACTAAGTGGCATACCAACTAATAATATTATTTGGTCAATAGCCACAAGGTGTAATATAGGTGCTTTAGCATTTTGATATTGACATTATACCAGAAGAACCCTTCTTACTTAGTATTCTCACAATAAATCACCATGGATGATCCTTCAAGATTGAGTAATGGGGTGGCTTCAATCTCTCTTCTCCCCTTTCAAGATCCTGTGGAACCGAATTCAGTCAACACACATCCGTCGTCACAAACGTAAGTATTTTAATCAGTTTTAAAAACAGAGTGTGGTATTGTTTTCGGTTTGATATTTTATGATGATGTTTGGATTgtgtttttgtttatatatatgtagGTAATGGATTGTACGTGCTGTATGAAGATGTAAAGTGTTGTTCATGTGAAGATGTGCAAATGTTGTGGTCGATGTTGGTTGGACCTGAAGCTAGTTTTGTTATTTGAAATAAAAGTGCATATATATTGAATACAAGATTGTCAAATTGTTGCAAACGATGTGTCTAGTTAATGTCTTTTTTGTTTGTGTTAAGGATAACATCGTATGTCTCTATGACATTTGATTGTGTTGTGCACCGATAAACCGTTGTAAAAGATGTGTAATTATGATGTTAGTATATGATGTAAGTTTCGATATAATTGTTTGTATTTTAGATCGTCCTATTTTATATAGCTTTTTGATTTCACATTTGAAATAATTGCTCAAATGTGTTTAGAGATGCCATATATGCTTAGGTGAAACTAAGACCTAATAATGAAAAGTAATATAATTGAAATATAATTCGATATGCATCCTAGTTTATAACCAATTCAAGTCCCCAACTAAGTCAACTAGTGTAATACTCGACAGTTGGCCGGGTTGATCGATGAAGAAACAAATGAcaaattttactttattttatagcATTAAACTTGATCCCTTATAGGTTAATGTTTGGCTAATTTGACTACCAGACATAAGACTTTACCTTTATACGTGTTAATTCTTGgtcatatattttttatatttttcaaactACCGTGTTTTAATATAAAGACCGACAATACAACACTATAAATGGCTAGAATTTTCAAAATATAGTGTATTAATAAGAAATTTATTAAAAGTAAAACGCTataattagataaaaaaaattcaaaatacaaCACCTTAAGTAGAAAAAATCATTATGACCCAAATTAACATAATGTATATAAAACTCACATTATTGATGAGTCATTGATGCGGTGGAGGTCCATTTTCAGAACCACCACTGAATAACTCCAGTagattttttcttttttacaGTGTTTGTGTTTTTATTCTTTAAAACCTGAAAAAATAATCATAAACCACCAAGTTCAAtgataaaaaatatatatcaaaattgtCTAGGAATATAGTAAATTTGCCTTTGAAATGTGCAAGTCCATTTTCAGAACCACCACTATAACTAAAGTTCAAGAAAGCTGGAATAGAAATGGTAATCTCAGTACAAAATTATAAATATGTTTTAATCAATGCCTATTTGTTTAGACCAAGAAtagggaaaaaaaaaaaaaacttatcccGCTTTCTTGATGGGAAAACACGATGATCGGAAGTAGTGTTGGTATTTTGTGTAGTAGATGAGACATGGAATAAATATATTTTACTTGTAGGTGGATTATATCATCCTACTCGCTTGAATCGAATCCAAAAGCACTGATATGTTAATTCAATCGGTTTCTAATTTTATTTTCATACATATCTTCAATTTGCTAATCCAATCACGTAGCATTCATTTGAAACATGACATGTTAGTTAGACATTTAAATGTACTTAAATGTAAACTCAATAAAACATTCTAACAATACCAAGTAATATACAAAGAAATCTAATTAAAATTTAGGTtagacaaatatgatattttgatgtttaagaatgATATAATACAAAATTCTCCCTACattaaaactaattaaaataCGTTGTTATATCTTTTATTTAactcttcttttcaaaaattaagATGTTAGTATatacaaatcaatgaaagtataatgctataactTTTTTAAAGTAGAAAAATGTACAATGATATATTTTGTACTTAGGGTTTTGTTGTAAACAATCCAATGTTTTTTCATAGATGCAAAAATAAAACTAAACTACATCATTCACTGCTACACCTTCTTTCTTATCCTTTGGTTCGGTTGGATAGATGAGAATAATTAAAGTCACATGTTCAgaacattttattattttattgtgAGGTAGTTTTTCTTGATGACATTTCTATTATTAAATAGCTTTTTGAAAAGTCAAATGTTGTAATTAGATATTCCCAAAACATTAAACATTTTGACTTCTCAAAGTCCGCCCAAAAGTAATAGAATTTAATAATATGTATTGTTTGATTAAAGTGTAAGGGCGTGTTTGACACGGaacttttggaagcgtttgggaacttctagcttttagcttttgacaaaacgctctaatttaaacaaaaagcttcgtttggcagtacgagcgtttagtttttagttttaacaaaacgctccgattctaaaagctacttcatgtagcttttaacaaaacgttccggagcttttgaaatcaatttccataattacctttaaaaatatatttatatatttttttatttttaatcaattgtccttttatgtaattttatatatttcaaaagcttccagttacttttgccaaacattcatataacaaataaaagctatagcttcccgctaccagctaccagctacacactaccagctaaccgctacccgcttccagctaacaacTACTTTTGTCAAACACGCCCTAAGTAAGACAAATCAAATTACATGTGTACGTTTATTGTGACCAATGCATATGCAATCTAAGTGACCATAACGATAAAAGTGAGGTTATGTTTTGCATTGAGGGGCGCAAGTGCGCAACGAAAGgaaatccaaacaacaaaagtcGAAGCAACATGCATTTATGCCATGAACGATAAATTGTTGGTTACAACAGCGTGTATCTTTTTTGTCCACTTGATATCTACTCATCTTATATTTGAATATAGTGTCATCAAATTATTATGTCACACGAATAACAAGGTTGTGCTAGTAACACAACTTTACGGGTAGAGTGAGATACATATTACGTGGACAAGTTTTCAATTAAATTGATCTCGATAATTATGAGGAATTTTATGCATGCAAATGAGACaaagtttttgtgtattaaaaattGATTGTGTAGTGGAAAATATTGTGGTGACAAAAGATTAAAAGTTTATAACTTCACATGAACGTAAATGGGCTGGTAGGATAATGTTTTGTCCAAATATCGGCCCAGCCCACAATAAGAACGAGGCATATGTTTTCTCGGACTACAAATGCATTGCAATTTAATCGTAGGGTTTGCAATCTCTCTTTGTCGACTACTCAGCGCCAGCGGAACAAAGAGCAACAGCCGTCGTCGATCGGAGTAGCTGATCTGAGGTTTGTCCCGCCTTGATTTCTTATTCATAGGAAACTTATTGCAGAACATGCATTCCTAAATCTCCCTGTATTGCTTTATTTTAGTCGAATGATCAATTGTTTTAGCGAAAAGGGTTTAAATTTTATTGTTGTAATCAATACGAGGGAATTCTCATTCACCAGCTAGTAAATTGGTTAGCAGGCTGTGAAGAACACAGTTCTTTGTAGCTCTATAGCTGTTAACTTATGAGTTTTCCCATAAAGTAATGTAGTATAATCACATCATAACATCGCGCTCTTTGTAGCCGTTTAGATGTCATTTAATAGTGTATTAGTCTTTCTTTTTGCATAATATTACATTTCATAGGAGTCCAAAGGCCATGTGAACCATCGATTttagattttagggtttcttttcgTGTTAATTAAGTTCAATTGAAGTTTAGTCTCAGATGAAGGTGTTTTTTCGTATGTTAGTATCATAGTATTGTTTAAATCTAATGCCTTAGACTGTAGTTGGTAGAAGGTAGATGTATGGTTGTTAAATTAACTTCGTATCATTTTTTCCTGGTTTGTTAATGTCATATTTCTATATAGACCACAATGCGTTTGTGAAATGTGGGTTTTAGCCTTAGTTTAGTTTTGCTTATGTCCTTACAGCAATTTCTGGTTGTTGACATGCACAATGAGTTGACGCTGGTTACATGTTTATATTATCTGCAAATTTCTTGAATAGTTGAGAGATTCATTATCTTCTTATTAAAATCGTTCTGTAGTGAAACATGTCGGACACCAAGGCAGTGACCATTAGAACAAGGAAGTTCATGACAAACAGGCTTCTATCCAGGAAGCAATTTGTGAGTTTTGCTCATCTGCAGCATTCTCTTGATctataattttgttaatattTTTTATGCTTATAATTCTTGTGTTGATTTAGGTCATTGATGTTCTACATCCAGGCAGGCCCAATGTCTCCAAGGTTTGAACTTTCTGTAAACCCCTTCATATGTGCTTATTTTAATCAATCTTTTATGTGTTTGTGTTTAAGTTTAAGTAATCCTCTAAATTGGTTTCTTGCCTTTTTTTGTGTTGAAGGCTGAATTGAAGGAGAAATTGGCTAGGATGTATGAAGTGAAAGATCCAAATTCCATTTTTGTATTCAAGTTCAGAACTCATTTTGGTGGTGGTAAATCAACTGGTTTTGGTTTAATTTATGATTCTGTTGAGAATGCCAAGAAGTATGAGCCAAAATATAGGCTTGTCAGGGTAACTCTCTAAACTCTTTATATATCATCTCTGTATCTACTGACGAAAATAAAGACCTAAACATTGTCCATTTGTGTTATCCCTTCCTTTTTACCCTAAAACTTTATAAAATAATGCCACTGTTTATAAAATAATGCAGAATGGACTTGATACCAAGGTTGAGAAATCAAGGAAACAGTTGAAGGAAAGGAAGAACAGAGCAAAGAAGATTCGAGGTGTAAAAAAGGTCAGTCCTCAACTTGAACTTTTTCTTGTTTTAAACAATTAACTTTTTAAACAATCTTTGTGCACAAATTCAAAAAGTTTTACCTTTGTTTTTTGCCACTGTTtaaatggaaaaaaaatatataggaaATACTAATGTACTTTACTTACTTATTTTACTACTATCagaaatatatattattttttatacgTCACAGCAATCTACTTATTTTTTATCTATAAGTTTGCTGAACTGTCTTATAAATGTATATGTTCAAATTATGCAGACCAAGGCTGGGGATGCTGCCAAGAAGAAGAAATAAGCTTCAAACTGATGATATTTACTTTTCTTGTGTCATCTATTTGGTTCTCATGTtgcaaccttttttttttctctgttATTTTCAAGTATTGATTTTTGGCACTTCATTTTGAGATGTGTCAGGCTTTTCTATTAGAttctttaatttagaaaattgagAATTGTAGTTTGCTCAAAGTTTTGATGGCTAGTTTCTTTATATTTCTCAATTATGTCTTAATGGTTGAGTATTATATTTGTGTTTTTTACTTAATACATAAGTAGCAACATAattgcaaaaaaaaataaaagatgtgAGGTTTTCTGCTTAAGTGTTGAGTTTTTAACATGGTTTTTAATGCATTTTTTGAGATGAAGTTTTATTAAAGGTACGTTCATTTTACAATTCATCTCacgatatatatattatatttcacGTCAAAAAGTTGTTAATGCTACCTTTGAAGGGTTCTGTGTATGCCTTGTTTTGTAAGCATCTAATTTGAAAATATCACATCTTAAATGCAAGTCTATAATCACGATCGCTACTAAGATTTG
This window encodes:
- the LOC111913771 gene encoding 40S ribosomal protein S24-1, whose amino-acid sequence is MSDTKAVTIRTRKFMTNRLLSRKQFVIDVLHPGRPNVSKAELKEKLARMYEVKDPNSIFVFKFRTHFGGGKSTGFGLIYDSVENAKKYEPKYRLVRNGLDTKVEKSRKQLKERKNRAKKIRGVKKTKAGDAAKKKK
- the LOC122195288 gene encoding uncharacterized protein LOC122195288; amino-acid sequence: MRDFPSCFGENGIQVAGSSSSSGDITTTTSTNRIAQNLVTCVYQCRMRNFSYFIITLTWSKTLMGQSLSVEINDSNNQCLCKLDIKPWLFSKRRGYRNLEVGSKLIAIYWDLSYAKFDSSPEPIEGFYFAISMNQELILVLGDMEKEVHKKIDATSLVPNAVFVSKRAHIFGKKAYSTRAQFCGKGQIHDITIECDTMCMNDSYLLIRIDGNPVMQVKCLKWKFRGNYTILVDGLPVEVYWDVHSWLFEKFMGNAVFLFQTCLSAEKLWGSEDASWSTMSKDRHSQTLGFSLVLCAWKNE